The genomic DNA aataagaagaagaaaaagaaaatggaaaggcttgaaaaagagcttctacatcatcataatcagaaatagAAGGAGAATGGactggaggagaaggagaagaaggaggaggatggaatggagaaccaggagaaggaaagtgaaaaggaggggaagaagaagaagaaaaaaaagaaaatcgaaaggcttgaaaaagagcttctacatcatcataataagaaagagaaggagaatggaagggaggagaaggagaagaaggaggaagatggaacggagaagcaggagaaggaaagtgaaaaggaggagaagaagaagaagaagaagaagaaaaagaaaatcaaaaggcttgaaaaagagcttctacatcatcataatcagaaatagaaggagaatggaagggaggagaaggagaagaatgaggaggatggaatggagaagcaggagaaggaaagtgaaaaggaggagaagaagaagaagaagaaaaaaaagagaatcgaaaggcttgaaaaagagcttctacatcatcataatcagaaagagaaggagaatggaagggaggagaaggagaaggaggaggatggaatggagaagcaggagaaggaaagtgaaaaggaggagaagaacaagaagaaggaaaagaaaatcgaaaggcttgaaaaagagcttctacatcataataatcagaaagagaaggagaatggaagggaggagaaggagaaggaggaggatggaatggagaagctgaagaaggaaagtgaaaatgaagcgaataagaagaagaaaaagaaaatggaaaggcttgaaaaagagcttctacatcatcataatcaaaaatagaaggagaatggaagggaggagaaggagaagaatgaAGAGGATGGagtggagaagcaggagaaggaaagtgaaaaggaggagaagaagaataaggaaaagaaaatcgaaaggcttgaaaaagagcttctacatcatcataatcagaaagaaaaggagaatggaatggaggagaaggagaagaaggaggaggatggaatggagaagcaggagaaggaaagtgaaaaggaggagaagaataataaggaaaagaaaatcgaaaggcttgaaaaagagcttctacatcatcataataagaaagagaaggagaatggaagggaggagaaggagaagaaggaggaggatggaatggagaagcaggaaaaggaaagtggaaaggaagagaaaaagaagaagaaaaagaaaatcgaaaggcttgaaaaagagcttatacatcatcataatcagaaagagaaggagaatggaatggaggagaaggagaagaaggaggaggatggaatggagaagcaggagaaggaaagtgaaaaggaggggaagaaaaagaagaaggaaaagaaaatcgataggcttgaaaaagagcttataCATCAtcttaatcagaaagagaaggagaatggaagggaggagaaggagaagaaggaggacgatggaatggagaagcaggaaaagTAAAGTGAAaaggacgagaagaagaagaagaaggaaaagaaaatcaaaaggcttgaaaaagagcttctacatcatcataatatgAAAGAGACGGAgattggaagggaggagaaggagaagaaggaggaggatggaatggagaagcaggagaaggaaagtgaaaaggaggagaagaagaagaagaaggaaaagaagatcgaaagacttaaaaaggagcttttacatcatcataatcagaaaaatgagaatggaagggaggagaaggagaagaaggaggagggaaTGGCAAAccaagagaaggaaagtgaaaagggggagaagaagaagaaaaaaaagaaaatcgaaaggcttgaaaagagcttctatatcatcataatcagaaagagaaggagaatggaagggaggagaaggagaagaaggaggaggatggaatggagaagcaggaaaaggaaagtggaaaggaggagaaaaagaagaagaagaaaaagaaaatcggaaggcttgaaaaagagcttttacatcatcataatcagaaagagaaggagaatggaaggtaagagatggagaagaaggaagaggatgaaatggagaagcagaagaaggaaagtgaaaaggagaagaataagatgaagaagaaaaaggaaatcgaaaggcttgaaaaagagcttctacatcatcataatcagaaagagaaggagaatggaagggaggagaaggagaagaaggaggaggatggaatggagaagcagaagaaggaaagtgaaaaggaggagaagaagaagaagaaaaaaagaaaatcgaaaggcttgaaaaagagcttctacatcatcataatcagaaagagaatgagaatggaagggaggagaaggagaaggaggatgatggaatggagaagcaggagaaggaaagtgaaaaggaggagaagaacaagaagcaggaaaagaaaatcgaaaggcttgaaaaagagcttccacatcatcataatcagaaagagaaggataatggaaggaaagagaaggagaagaaggagaaggatggaatggagaagaagaagaaggaaagtgaaaaggaggagaagaagaagaaaaagaagaaaaagaaaatcgatagGCTTGAAAAACTGcttctatatcatcataatcagaaagagaaggagaatggaagggaggagaaggagaagaaggaggaggatggaatggagaagcaggagaaggaaagtgaaaaggaggagaagaagaataagaagaaaaagaaaatcgaaaggcttggaAAAGagtttctacatcatcataatcagaaagagaaggagaatggaagggaggagaaggagaagaaggaggaggatggaatggagaagcaggagaaggaaagtgaaaaggaggagaagaagaataagaagaaaaagaaaatcgaaaggcttggaAAAGagtttctacatcatcataatcagaaagagaagcagaatggaagggaggagaaggagaagaaggaggaggatggaatggagaagcaggaaaaggaatgtgaaaaggaggagaaaaagaagaagaaaaagaaaatcgaaaggcttgaaaaagagcttctacatcatcataatcagaaagagaaggagaatggaagggaggagaaggaaagtgaaaaggaggagaagaagaagaaaaagaagaaaaagaaaatcgaaaggcttgaaaaactgcttctacatcatcataatcagaaagagaaggagaatggaagggaggagaaggagaagaaggaggaggatggaatggagaagcaggagaaggaaagtgaaaaggaggagaagaagaataagaagaaaaagaaaatcgaaaggcttggaAAAGagtttctacatcatcataatcagaaagagaaggagaatggaagggaggagaaggagaagaaggaggaggatggaatggagaagcaggaaaaggaatgtgaaaaggaggagaaaaagaagaagaaaaagaaaatcgaaaggcttgaaaaagagcttctacatcatcataatcagaaagagaaggagaatggaagggaggagaaggagaagaaggaggaggctggaatggcgaagcaggagaaggaaggtgaaaaggaggagaagaagaagaagaagaaaatgaaaatcgaaaggcttgaaaaagagcttctacatcatcataatcagaaaaagaaggggaatggaagggaggagaaggagaaaaaggagtaGGCTGGAATGgctaagcaggagaaggaaagtgaaaaggaggaaaagaagaggaagaagaaaaagaaaattgaaagacttaaaaaggagcttctacatcatcaaaatcagaaaaatgagaatggaagggagaatgagaaaaaggaggaggagggaatggcaaagcaggagaaggaaagtgaaaaggaggagaagaagaagaagaagaaaaagaaaatcgaaaggcttgaaaaagagcttctacatcatcataatcagaaagagaaggagaatggaaggaaggggaaggagaagaaggaggaggatggaatggagaagcaggagaaggaaagtgaaaaggaggagaaaaagaagaagaaaaagaaaatcaaaaggcttgaaaaagagcttatatatcatcataatcaggaagagaaggagaatggaagggaggagaaggagaagaaggaggaagatggaacggagaagcaagagaaggaaagtgaaaaggaagaggagaagaagaagaagaagaaaaagaaaatcaaaaggcttgaaaaagagcttctacatcatcataatcagaaatagaaggagaatggaagggaggagaaggagaagaatgaggaggatggaatggagaagcaggagaaggaaagtgaaaaggaagagaagaagaagaagaaaaaaaaaaaatcgaaaggcttgaaaaagagcttctatatcatcataatcagaaagagaaggagaatggaagggaggagaaggagaagaatgaggaggatggaatggagaagcaggagaaggaaagtgaaaaggaagagaagaagaagaagaaaaaaagaaaatcgaaatgcttgaaaaagagcttctac from Palaemon carinicauda isolate YSFRI2023 chromosome 34, ASM3689809v2, whole genome shotgun sequence includes the following:
- the LOC137626876 gene encoding uncharacterized protein, encoding MEKKKKESEKEEKKKKKKKKKIDRLEKLLLYHHNQKEKENGREEKEKKEEDGMEKQEKESEKEEKKNKKKKKIERLGKEFLHHHNQKEKENGREEKEKKEEDGMEKQEKEKKENGREEKEKKEEYGMEMQEKESVNEEKKEKKKMKIERLEKELLHHHNQKEKENGREEKEKKKGDGI